A window of the Lactobacillus gasseri ATCC 33323 = JCM 1131 genome harbors these coding sequences:
- the pth gene encoding aminoacyl-tRNA hydrolase gives MKLIAGLGNPGKKYDQTKHNTGFMALDHYLSKNNLDLDKDKFEGLWTKQKVNGEDVIFLEPQTFMNDSGKSIAQVANFFKIAPEDILVIHDDMDMPIGKIRIRANGKSGGHNGIKSIMACLGTNNFNRLKIGIRHPQKESVVSWVLSPFNDEQQKLMDAAFEVSENIINDFIKGKNAQYLMNQYN, from the coding sequence ATGAAGTTAATTGCAGGTTTAGGAAATCCAGGTAAAAAATATGATCAGACCAAGCATAATACTGGCTTTATGGCATTAGACCATTATTTAAGCAAAAATAACTTAGATCTAGATAAAGATAAGTTTGAGGGACTATGGACCAAGCAGAAGGTTAACGGTGAAGATGTGATCTTTCTTGAACCACAAACTTTTATGAATGATTCAGGAAAGTCAATTGCACAAGTAGCCAATTTCTTTAAGATTGCTCCAGAAGATATCTTAGTTATTCACGACGACATGGATATGCCAATCGGAAAGATTAGAATTCGTGCAAATGGAAAATCAGGAGGTCATAATGGAATTAAGAGTATTATGGCCTGTTTAGGAACAAATAATTTCAACCGATTAAAGATTGGAATTCGTCATCCGCAAAAAGAAAGTGTTGTTTCTTGGGTATTAAGTCCTTTTAATGATGAACAGCAAAAGTTAATGGATGCAGCTTTTGAGGTTAGTGAAAATATCATTAATGATTTCATTAAGGGAAAGAATGCCCAGTATTTAATGAATCAGTACAATTAG
- the alr gene encoding alanine racemase, which translates to MVPGIHRPAVVKVNLGAIKRNIENEMQHLEPGQKMLAVVKANGYGHGAVEVAKVADQIGAAGFCVAILDEALELRRADITKTILVLGVVSPEYAPIAAANDISLTVPNLEWLKEAEKYLENSDLQLKIHLGIDSGMGRIGFNEDKDFIAANKFLENNDNFYIEGMFAHFASADSSDETYFKHQCEKFNHMKSLLTVKPKWIHVDNTAASIFHNGIKSDLVRFGIGIYGLNPSSNPNSPDLKSKIALDPALSFESELTHVKTIHQGDGVGYGSTFVADKDTIIGTVPVGYADGFIRKFQGFKVKVGNTYCPIVGRICMDQFMVEMPKEMPLGTKVVIISDNPDDLNNIKAAADYVDTIHYEVACLLNDRLPRVYYED; encoded by the coding sequence ATGGTTCCAGGTATTCATCGTCCAGCTGTGGTTAAAGTCAATTTGGGCGCAATTAAGAGAAATATTGAAAATGAAATGCAGCATCTTGAACCAGGCCAAAAGATGCTTGCTGTTGTAAAAGCTAACGGTTATGGCCATGGTGCAGTAGAAGTAGCAAAAGTAGCAGATCAAATTGGAGCCGCTGGATTCTGTGTTGCAATTTTAGATGAGGCGCTAGAATTAAGGCGTGCAGATATTACTAAGACGATCTTAGTCTTAGGTGTCGTTTCTCCTGAATATGCTCCTATTGCTGCAGCGAATGATATTTCACTGACTGTTCCAAATTTAGAATGGCTTAAAGAAGCAGAAAAATATTTAGAAAATTCAGACTTACAATTGAAAATTCATTTGGGCATTGATTCAGGAATGGGTCGAATTGGATTTAATGAGGATAAGGACTTTATTGCTGCTAATAAGTTTTTAGAAAATAATGATAATTTTTATATTGAAGGAATGTTTGCACATTTTGCTTCAGCTGATAGTAGCGATGAAACTTACTTTAAGCACCAATGTGAAAAATTTAACCATATGAAGAGTTTGCTTACAGTAAAGCCAAAGTGGATTCATGTTGATAATACTGCAGCAAGCATTTTTCATAATGGAATTAAGAGTGATTTAGTTAGATTCGGAATTGGAATTTATGGCTTAAATCCTTCGTCTAATCCTAATTCACCTGATTTGAAGTCAAAGATTGCCTTAGATCCAGCTTTATCATTTGAGAGTGAGTTAACGCACGTGAAGACAATTCATCAGGGTGATGGAGTTGGATATGGTTCGACATTTGTTGCCGATAAGGATACGATTATTGGAACAGTGCCAGTTGGTTACGCAGATGGTTTTATTAGAAAATTCCAAGGTTTCAAAGTTAAAGTAGGTAATACATATTGTCCAATTGTTGGTCGTATTTGCATGGACCAGTTTATGGTTGAAATGCCAAAGGAAATGCCGCTTGGAACTAAAGTAGTAATTATTTCTGATAATCCTGATGATTTAAATAATATTAAAGCAGCAGCTGATTATGTTGATACGATCCATTATGAAGTTGCTTGTTTATTGAATGATCGCTTACCGCGTGTTTATTACGAAGACTAA
- the cbpA gene encoding cyclic di-AMP binding protein CbpA: protein MLIKSLVYKKDYLTTVNEKATLAEALKILEDSGFRCVPILDDTGTIFRGNIYKMHIYRHKSQGGDMNLPVTYLLKNATKTIKVNSPFFRVFFNIKDLPYIAVLDEENHFYGILTHARLLDMLSDAWNIKNGSYVLTILSDNDRGNLVKMAKIISKYSNIAGCLTLDVKTGELVRRNLFTLPIGVSRETMTAIVNRLEKKGFVVPEIEDLQSGLTIRSAEQPGELKD, encoded by the coding sequence ATGCTAATTAAATCTCTTGTTTATAAAAAAGATTACTTAACTACAGTCAACGAAAAAGCTACTCTTGCCGAAGCATTAAAAATTTTAGAAGACTCCGGTTTCCGTTGTGTTCCTATTTTAGATGACACAGGAACTATTTTCCGTGGAAATATTTATAAGATGCATATCTACCGTCATAAGTCTCAAGGCGGCGATATGAACCTGCCTGTAACCTACTTACTTAAGAATGCTACTAAAACTATTAAGGTAAATTCACCTTTCTTCCGTGTATTCTTTAATATTAAAGACCTCCCATACATCGCTGTATTGGATGAAGAAAACCACTTCTATGGAATTTTAACTCACGCTCGTTTACTAGACATGCTTTCTGATGCTTGGAACATTAAGAATGGTTCTTATGTTTTAACTATTCTTTCTGACAATGATCGTGGTAACTTAGTTAAAATGGCAAAAATCATTTCTAAGTACAGTAATATCGCAGGCTGCCTAACCTTAGATGTTAAAACTGGTGAATTAGTTCGTCGTAACTTATTTACTTTACCAATCGGTGTTTCTCGCGAAACTATGACGGCAATTGTAAACCGTCTAGAAAAGAAAGGTTTTGTAGTACCCGAAATTGAGGATCTTCAATCTGGACTAACAATTCGTAGTGCAGAACAACCTGGAGAATTAAAAGATTAA
- a CDS encoding DEAD/DEAH box helicase, whose amino-acid sequence MKFSEMNLKPEILKAIKRSGFEEATPIQEKTIPLVLEGKDVIGQAQTGTGKTAAFGLPILQNLDKQHDSIQAIVIEPTRELAIQTQEELFRLGRDEKARVQVVYGGADIRRQIRALKQTPAILVGTPGRLLDHLKRGTIDISKVKTIVLDEADEMLDMGFIQDIESILNYASSKHQTLLFSATMPKPILRIGEKFMHDPEIVKIKGKELTANLIDQYFVRAKENEKFDILCRLIDVQNPDLAVIFGRTKRRVDELTRGLQARGYNAAGIHGDLSQAKRMSVLKRFRKGKLDILVATDVAARGLDISGVSHVYNYDIPQDPDSYVHRIGRTGRAGQNGMSVTFVTPNEIGYMRTIEQLTHKKMMPLKPPTDEEAFKGQLSAANKKVTELLDGDLSKYTTEASQLLDDYSAVDLVAALLKNLSKDAESVKVKITPEKPLPFKSKHGNSNHHFKRNFKRGGDRNERYHRKPNARRGGRKHDFVIKKKD is encoded by the coding sequence TTGAAATTTTCTGAAATGAACTTGAAACCTGAAATTTTAAAAGCTATTAAGCGTTCAGGTTTTGAAGAAGCTACCCCAATTCAAGAAAAAACTATTCCCTTGGTTTTAGAGGGAAAAGATGTAATTGGTCAGGCACAAACTGGTACTGGTAAAACTGCTGCTTTCGGTTTGCCAATTTTACAGAATTTAGATAAGCAACATGACTCGATTCAAGCAATTGTTATTGAGCCAACACGTGAGCTCGCTATTCAAACCCAAGAAGAATTATTCCGTTTAGGTCGGGATGAAAAAGCTCGTGTTCAGGTTGTTTATGGCGGGGCAGATATTCGTCGTCAAATTCGTGCTTTAAAGCAAACCCCAGCAATTTTAGTAGGAACACCGGGACGATTACTAGATCACTTGAAACGTGGAACAATTGATATTTCTAAAGTGAAAACGATTGTTTTAGATGAAGCAGATGAAATGCTTGATATGGGATTTATTCAAGATATTGAAAGTATCTTGAATTATGCTTCAAGTAAACATCAAACGTTGCTTTTCTCAGCAACGATGCCTAAGCCAATTTTACGAATTGGTGAGAAATTTATGCATGATCCCGAAATTGTAAAAATTAAGGGAAAAGAACTAACTGCTAATTTAATTGATCAATATTTTGTAAGAGCAAAAGAAAACGAAAAGTTTGATATTCTATGTCGTTTGATTGATGTTCAAAATCCTGACTTAGCTGTTATTTTCGGCAGAACTAAAAGACGTGTTGATGAATTAACGCGTGGATTACAAGCTCGTGGCTATAATGCTGCGGGAATTCATGGTGATCTTTCTCAAGCTAAGCGAATGAGTGTTTTAAAGAGATTCCGTAAAGGTAAGCTTGATATTTTAGTAGCAACTGACGTGGCTGCGCGCGGATTAGATATTTCTGGGGTAAGTCACGTTTATAACTATGATATTCCACAAGATCCAGATTCTTATGTTCACCGTATTGGTAGAACTGGACGTGCTGGTCAAAACGGAATGTCAGTAACTTTTGTTACTCCAAATGAAATTGGCTACATGCGTACTATTGAACAATTAACGCATAAAAAGATGATGCCTCTCAAACCGCCAACAGATGAAGAAGCATTTAAGGGACAATTGAGTGCAGCAAATAAGAAGGTAACAGAATTATTAGATGGTGATCTTTCTAAATATACTACAGAAGCATCACAACTACTTGATGATTATTCTGCAGTGGATTTAGTAGCTGCCTTGTTAAAGAATTTATCTAAAGATGCTGAAAGCGTAAAGGTAAAGATTACACCTGAAAAACCATTGCCATTTAAATCAAAGCACGGTAACAGTAATCACCATTTTAAACGTAACTTCAAGCGTGGTGGCGATCGAAATGAAAGATATCATCGTAAGCCGAATGCCCGTCGTGGTGGTAGAAAACATGACTTTGTAATTAAGAAAAAAGACTAG
- a CDS encoding APC family permease: MGEAVNNKRHKISLFSAIMLALNSLIGSGWLFGSGSAAKIAGPAAILSWIIGAVIIIAIALTYVELGAMFPESGGMSKYAQYSHGPMLGFIAAWANWISLVTLVPMEAVAAVQYMSSWPWKWANWTHYFMQGGNITTPGLLVVFAFMIIFTLINFWSIKIMTHFTNLISVFKVLLPTITIIMLFASSFHPANFGHDVKTFMPYGSRAIFEAASGAGIIMSYDAFQTIINIGGELKNPRKNIIRGVLISMLVTAAIYILLQIAFIGAVDPAMIAKNSWHGINFASPFADIAILLGINWLVILLYMDAFVSPFGTGVAFVATASRALAAMTHTKHLPAWLGRLNRRYLVPRFAMIADLILAMILVSVFRNWNLLATVITCATLIAYLTGPVTTITLRKIAPDLDRPYKPGYMRWFAPLTFVLTSLAIYWTMWPTTIQVILVIVLGIPIYFYYEVKYQKRNFKSQFKHAAWLLGYLVFISIMSYCGSDGFGGQNWISYPWDFLVISIASLLFYKFAINSGLEKIDSAARKVNEKIKLEED, translated from the coding sequence ATGGGGGAAGCTGTGAATAATAAAAGACATAAAATAAGTTTATTTTCAGCAATAATGCTAGCCCTTAATTCATTGATTGGATCGGGATGGCTCTTTGGATCGGGATCAGCAGCCAAAATTGCAGGCCCAGCAGCTATCTTGTCGTGGATAATTGGTGCAGTTATTATTATTGCAATTGCCTTGACTTATGTTGAACTTGGAGCGATGTTTCCTGAAAGTGGCGGAATGAGCAAATATGCTCAATACAGTCATGGACCCATGCTTGGCTTTATTGCTGCTTGGGCAAATTGGATTTCATTAGTAACTTTGGTACCAATGGAAGCAGTTGCTGCTGTTCAATATATGAGCTCATGGCCATGGAAATGGGCAAATTGGACTCATTATTTTATGCAAGGCGGTAATATAACGACACCTGGATTATTAGTTGTATTTGCGTTCATGATTATTTTTACTTTAATTAACTTTTGGTCGATTAAGATTATGACGCACTTTACTAATTTAATTTCTGTTTTTAAGGTTTTGCTGCCTACAATTACAATTATTATGTTATTTGCATCTAGTTTTCATCCTGCCAATTTTGGTCATGATGTAAAAACTTTTATGCCTTATGGAAGTCGAGCAATTTTTGAAGCAGCTTCTGGAGCTGGGATCATTATGTCTTATGATGCTTTTCAGACGATTATTAATATTGGTGGAGAATTAAAGAATCCACGTAAAAATATTATTCGCGGAGTTTTGATATCGATGCTGGTAACTGCAGCTATCTATATCTTGCTTCAAATAGCCTTTATTGGCGCAGTGGATCCAGCAATGATTGCTAAGAACTCGTGGCATGGAATTAACTTTGCCTCTCCATTTGCGGATATTGCAATTTTGTTAGGAATTAATTGGCTGGTTATCTTACTGTATATGGATGCTTTTGTTTCGCCATTTGGTACTGGAGTAGCTTTTGTAGCAACGGCTTCTAGAGCATTAGCTGCAATGACTCATACTAAACATTTACCAGCTTGGTTAGGTAGACTCAATCGGCGCTACTTAGTACCTCGCTTTGCAATGATTGCTGATTTAATCTTAGCGATGATCTTAGTTAGTGTTTTTAGAAATTGGAATTTACTAGCAACGGTAATCACTTGCGCAACTTTAATTGCTTATTTAACTGGGCCAGTAACTACGATCACTTTAAGAAAAATAGCTCCTGATTTAGACCGTCCATATAAGCCTGGATATATGCGATGGTTTGCTCCTTTAACATTTGTACTAACTAGTTTGGCTATTTATTGGACAATGTGGCCAACGACAATTCAAGTTATTTTGGTAATCGTGTTAGGCATCCCTATTTATTTCTATTATGAAGTTAAATATCAAAAAAGAAATTTTAAGTCGCAGTTTAAACATGCTGCTTGGCTTTTAGGTTATTTAGTATTTATCTCAATTATGTCTTATTGCGGTAGTGACGGTTTTGGCGGTCAAAACTGGATTTCATATCCTTGGGATTTCTTAGTTATTAGTATTGCATCATTACTATTCTATAAATTTGCAATCAACAGTGGCCTAGAAAAAATTGATTCTGCCGCAAGGAAAGTAAACGAAAAAATTAAGCTTGAAGAAGACTAG
- the acpS gene encoding holo-ACP synthase, which produces MIRGFGIDSVEVERMKKIVEKGDKFAKRVLTPKEFAQYQQLKGKRRVEYLGGRFSLKESFSKALGTGLGKYVGFQDIETLWDDLGYPVTTSTKFSGNIFASITHDDHEIITGVVLEELN; this is translated from the coding sequence ATGATTAGAGGCTTTGGAATTGACTCCGTTGAAGTTGAGCGCATGAAAAAAATTGTTGAGAAAGGTGATAAATTTGCCAAAAGAGTGTTAACTCCAAAGGAATTTGCCCAATATCAGCAATTAAAAGGAAAGCGAAGAGTTGAGTATCTTGGTGGGCGTTTTTCATTAAAAGAGTCTTTTTCTAAGGCACTAGGGACAGGCCTAGGTAAGTATGTTGGCTTTCAAGATATTGAAACCTTATGGGATGATTTAGGATATCCAGTAACGACGTCGACTAAGTTTTCTGGAAATATTTTTGCTAGTATCACACATGATGATCATGAGATTATAACAGGTGTAGTTTTGGAGGAATTAAATTAA
- a CDS encoding L-lactate dehydrogenase — MSEEKIHKIILVGDGAVGSTYAFSLVQQGIAQELGIVDIVKERTQGDAIDLADATPWIAPKTIYSAEYSDAKDADLVVISAGAPQKPGETRLDLVNKNLKILSSIVEPIVESGFNGIFLVAANPVDILTHATWRMSGFPKDRVIGSGTSLDTGRLQKVIGEMEHVDPRSVNAYMLGEHGDTEFPVWSYNNVGGVKVSDWVKAHPEVGENKLEAIHKEVADMAYDIINKKGATFYGIGTALAFITKAILNNEHRVLPLSVPMDGEYGLHDLHIGTPAVVGRHGLEQVIEMPLSADEQAKMEASAKQLKEVMDKAFKETGVKVRQ, encoded by the coding sequence ATGTCAGAAGAAAAAATTCATAAGATTATTCTTGTTGGTGACGGTGCTGTAGGTTCTACTTACGCATTTTCATTAGTTCAACAAGGTATCGCTCAAGAATTAGGTATCGTTGATATCGTTAAAGAAAGAACTCAAGGTGATGCTATTGACTTAGCAGACGCAACTCCTTGGATTGCACCAAAGACTATTTACTCTGCAGAATATTCAGACGCAAAAGACGCTGACTTAGTAGTTATTTCTGCTGGTGCTCCACAAAAGCCAGGTGAAACTCGTCTTGACCTTGTTAACAAAAACTTAAAGATTTTATCTTCAATTGTTGAACCAATCGTTGAATCTGGATTCAATGGTATTTTCTTAGTTGCTGCTAACCCAGTTGACATTTTAACTCACGCAACTTGGAGAATGTCAGGTTTCCCTAAGGATCGTGTTATCGGTTCAGGTACTTCACTTGATACTGGTCGTCTTCAAAAAGTTATCGGTGAAATGGAACATGTTGATCCTCGTTCAGTTAATGCATACATGCTTGGTGAACACGGTGATACTGAATTTCCAGTATGGAGCTACAACAATGTTGGTGGCGTAAAAGTTAGCGACTGGGTAAAAGCTCACCCAGAAGTTGGCGAAAACAAGCTTGAAGCAATCCATAAAGAAGTTGCTGACATGGCTTACGATATCATTAACAAGAAAGGTGCTACTTTCTACGGTATCGGTACTGCATTAGCATTCATTACTAAAGCTATCTTGAACAATGAACACAGAGTTCTTCCACTTTCAGTACCTATGGATGGCGAATACGGCTTACACGATCTTCACATTGGTACTCCAGCAGTTGTTGGTCGTCACGGTTTGGAACAAGTTATTGAAATGCCATTAAGCGCTGACGAACAAGCTAAGATGGAAGCTTCTGCAAAGCAATTGAAAGAAGTTATGGACAAAGCCTTCAAAGAAACTGGCGTAAAAGTTCGTCAATAA
- a CDS encoding UDP-N-acetylmuramoyl-tripeptide--D-alanyl-D-alanine ligase has translation MKMQLAEIAKALNSSVNMGEDKVITSVVFDSRKATPNSLFIPLAGVRDGHDFVSNAMANGAEATLWKKGHEGKPTDVPVIEVEDPLTALQSLAKYYLGKVNPTVVGITGSNGKTTTKDMVAAVLAKRFNVHKTQANFNNEIGVPVTILEMKPSTEILVLEMGMDRPGQLHHLSELVRPDVCVITMIGEAHIEFFGTRDKIADAKMEITDFLKEDGKFIYNGDEPLLEERAAKIKQDKSTFGFREEDTVFATTFRSYMHHATFEINDSEQQFKIPMIGKHNVSNALAAISVGRHFGENDEQIAQALANFTPTANRMQWKKGDVGEAIMDDVYNSNPTAVKAVTTSFGQVMVQDGGRRIAVLGDMLELGDESAELHASLANALDPAIINELYLYGPEMKNLYDALVDKYPAANLHYYPQDEMNHMIDDLKNDIKPADIVMLKGSHGMHLEKVLDRLM, from the coding sequence ATGAAAATGCAACTTGCTGAGATCGCCAAAGCATTAAATAGTTCAGTTAATATGGGAGAAGATAAGGTCATCACTTCTGTTGTTTTTGATTCAAGAAAAGCAACTCCCAATTCTTTATTTATCCCATTAGCAGGTGTAAGGGATGGACATGATTTTGTATCTAATGCAATGGCAAATGGAGCAGAAGCAACTTTATGGAAAAAAGGCCATGAAGGTAAGCCAACTGATGTGCCAGTTATTGAAGTTGAGGATCCATTAACAGCACTTCAATCTTTAGCTAAATATTACTTAGGTAAAGTTAACCCAACTGTTGTTGGTATTACTGGTTCTAACGGTAAGACTACAACTAAGGATATGGTTGCAGCTGTTTTAGCTAAAAGATTTAATGTTCATAAGACACAAGCCAATTTTAATAATGAAATTGGTGTTCCTGTAACCATTTTAGAGATGAAACCATCCACTGAGATTCTAGTACTTGAAATGGGGATGGATCGCCCAGGACAATTACATCATTTAAGTGAATTAGTAAGACCCGATGTTTGTGTAATTACCATGATTGGTGAAGCTCACATCGAATTCTTTGGTACTAGGGATAAAATTGCTGATGCTAAGATGGAAATTACTGATTTCTTAAAAGAAGACGGTAAGTTTATTTATAACGGTGATGAACCATTGTTAGAAGAACGCGCAGCTAAGATTAAGCAAGACAAGAGTACTTTTGGATTTAGAGAAGAAGATACTGTTTTTGCAACTACTTTTAGATCTTACATGCACCACGCTACTTTTGAAATAAATGATTCAGAGCAGCAGTTCAAAATTCCAATGATTGGTAAGCATAATGTGTCTAATGCTCTTGCGGCAATTAGCGTAGGACGTCACTTTGGCGAAAATGATGAGCAAATTGCTCAAGCATTGGCTAACTTTACTCCAACTGCAAACAGAATGCAGTGGAAAAAGGGAGACGTAGGCGAAGCAATTATGGATGATGTTTACAATTCAAATCCAACTGCAGTTAAGGCTGTTACTACTTCATTTGGCCAGGTGATGGTTCAAGATGGTGGACGTAGAATTGCAGTCTTGGGTGACATGTTAGAACTTGGGGATGAATCTGCTGAACTTCATGCTTCACTTGCTAATGCCTTAGATCCAGCAATTATTAACGAATTATATTTATATGGTCCAGAAATGAAGAATTTGTATGATGCACTTGTTGATAAATATCCAGCAGCAAACTTGCATTATTATCCACAAGATGAAATGAATCATATGATTGATGACTTAAAGAATGATATTAAGCCAGCTGATATTGTCATGCTAAAAGGATCACATGGAATGCATTTAGAAAAGGTTTTAGACCGCCTAATGTAG
- a CDS encoding type B 50S ribosomal protein L31 gives MRKGIHPDYQEVVFMDSATGAKFVAGSTLKPEETIEFEGKTYPLVRVEISSDSHPFYTGKQKFAQADGRIEKFNKKYGISSKN, from the coding sequence ATGAGAAAAGGGATTCATCCAGATTACCAAGAAGTTGTTTTCATGGACTCAGCAACTGGTGCTAAGTTCGTAGCTGGTTCTACTTTAAAGCCAGAAGAAACAATTGAATTTGAAGGTAAGACTTACCCATTAGTTCGTGTTGAAATTTCTTCAGATTCTCACCCATTCTATACTGGCAAGCAAAAGTTTGCACAAGCAGATGGTCGTATCGAAAAATTCAACAAGAAGTACGGTATTTCTTCAAAGAACTAA